The Pseudorhodobacter turbinis genome contains a region encoding:
- a CDS encoding TRAP transporter small permease, translating into MKKLESIFVTLNGWALIVMLAAMSLVVGANILLRYTTAHSLPWADEAARYLMIWMTFSGAGLVLRTGGHVAITNLQDALPVKGQQILRGAITLGLLLFFCFMVYVGMQYAQRMQYQVTPAMRIPFIYVYAAMPVGFTLLIVHLLLIARPFITAGEYKHGDTNALPGSANG; encoded by the coding sequence TTGAAAAAACTCGAATCCATTTTTGTCACGCTGAACGGCTGGGCGCTGATCGTGATGCTTGCCGCGATGTCGTTGGTCGTCGGTGCGAACATCCTGTTACGCTATACCACGGCGCATTCCCTGCCTTGGGCGGATGAGGCCGCGCGCTATCTGATGATCTGGATGACCTTCAGCGGCGCGGGCCTTGTCTTGCGCACGGGTGGGCATGTTGCGATCACCAACCTGCAGGATGCGCTGCCCGTCAAAGGGCAACAGATCCTGCGTGGCGCGATCACCTTGGGGCTTTTGCTGTTCTTTTGCTTTATGGTCTATGTCGGGATGCAATATGCGCAGCGTATGCAATATCAGGTGACACCTGCCATGCGCATCCCCTTCATCTATGTCTATGCGGCGATGCCGGTCGGGTTTACCCTGTTGATCGTTCACCTGTTGCTTATCGCGCGGCCCTTTATCACCGCGGGCGAATATAAACACGGCGACACAAACGCCCTACCCGGAAGCGCAAATGGCTGA
- a CDS encoding TRAP transporter large permease yields MATAALMFPALFALILLGLPIAFSLVIVSVAGGLLAFGPVGFNQLYGSFYSASTNFILSAIPMFILMGALLERSGIAERLFRVMNMWLGRFPGGLALATIAMGAVFAAAAGVVGAVEVMIGMMAIPAMQKARYSNTLIAGTICAGGSLGTMIPPSVIAVMYASLAQMSVGKLLAGMMIPGLIMVCLFLGYIAVQGMLNPPQAQEGDAPEETFTLAEKLTATVTTLVPVFLLIFSVLGSILWGVASPTEAAAVGAAGALVLCVANRRFNWVVLRESLAITVRISAMILLIVAAGTMFMGVFAANGGARLIREFIDGAGLGTTGMIVFFLLVVFILGFVLDWTANVLICVPLFAPFIRSAGIDPIWFATLVLIVIQTGYLTPPMASSIFYLKSIAPPDMTYGQMCRGVLPFIGLQVLTLILIVLFPELATWLPEKLIG; encoded by the coding sequence ATGGCCACCGCAGCCCTGATGTTTCCCGCACTATTCGCCCTTATTTTGCTTGGGCTGCCGATCGCCTTTTCCCTCGTCATCGTTTCGGTGGCCGGTGGATTGCTGGCCTTTGGCCCCGTTGGTTTTAACCAGCTTTACGGCTCGTTCTATTCGGCCTCGACCAACTTCATCCTCTCGGCGATCCCAATGTTCATCCTGATGGGGGCCTTGCTGGAACGGTCCGGCATCGCAGAGCGGCTGTTTCGCGTGATGAACATGTGGCTGGGCCGCTTTCCCGGCGGGCTTGCCTTGGCGACCATCGCCATGGGGGCGGTCTTTGCCGCCGCCGCAGGGGTTGTCGGCGCGGTTGAGGTGATGATCGGGATGATGGCCATCCCCGCGATGCAAAAGGCCCGTTACAGCAACACCCTTATTGCAGGCACGATCTGTGCCGGTGGATCGTTGGGCACCATGATCCCGCCTTCAGTGATTGCGGTGATGTATGCCTCGCTGGCGCAGATGTCGGTTGGCAAGCTGCTGGCGGGGATGATGATCCCCGGGTTGATCATGGTGTGTCTGTTCTTGGGCTATATCGCCGTGCAAGGCATGCTCAACCCGCCCCAAGCCCAAGAGGGCGACGCCCCCGAGGAGACATTTACACTGGCCGAAAAGCTGACGGCGACCGTGACAACCTTGGTGCCGGTGTTTTTGCTTATCTTCTCGGTGCTTGGGTCGATCCTTTGGGGGGTCGCCTCCCCGACCGAGGCGGCGGCTGTTGGCGCGGCAGGCGCGCTGGTGCTTTGCGTTGCCAACCGGCGGTTCAACTGGGTTGTCTTGCGGGAATCCTTGGCCATTACGGTGCGAATTTCAGCGATGATCTTGCTGATCGTGGCCGCAGGGACAATGTTCATGGGGGTATTCGCGGCCAACGGCGGCGCGCGTTTGATCCGCGAGTTCATCGACGGGGCCGGCTTGGGAACCACCGGCATGATCGTTTTCTTTCTGCTGGTGGTGTTCATCCTTGGCTTTGTGCTGGACTGGACGGCGAACGTTTTGATTTGCGTCCCGTTGTTTGCGCCCTTCATACGGTCGGCGGGAATTGACCCGATCTGGTTTGCGACCTTGGTTCTGATCGTCATCCAGACCGGATATCTGACACCGCCGATGGCCTCCTCAATCTTTTACCTCAAATCGATTGCGCCGCCCGATATGACCTACGGGCAGATGTGCCGCGGGGTGCTGCCCTTCATCGGATTGCAGGTGCTAACCCTGATCCTGATCGTGCTGTTCCCCGAACTGGCAACCTGGCTGCCCGAAAAGCTGATCGGCTAA
- a CDS encoding NAD(P)-dependent oxidoreductase — protein sequence MQVGIIGVGLMGHGIARNVLKRGGFALRFLDHPGNQPVKELATLGALGCATPADIAAECDVIILCVTGSPQVEAIVTGENGLLSGLRPGSVIVDCSTALPDSTLRMGAAIHAAGGHYIDAPMTRTAKHAHEGTLNLLVGGDPADLEKVRPVLASFTDSIEHVGALGHGHRLKLLHNYVSIGFMTLLAEAAAQAADAEIDPQVFVDVLANGGGASAALDRLAPYITKGDREGLPFFISNAQKDIDYYRAMATAAGAQKPVADSVSDAISGAVQAGHGQDYVPELVTIFRKPGPQ from the coding sequence ATGCAGGTCGGAATTATAGGCGTCGGGCTTATGGGCCATGGCATCGCGCGCAATGTGTTGAAACGGGGCGGCTTTGCCCTGCGGTTTCTGGACCACCCCGGCAACCAGCCGGTAAAGGAGCTGGCCACCCTCGGGGCGCTTGGCTGTGCCACCCCTGCGGATATTGCCGCCGAGTGTGATGTGATCATCCTGTGCGTCACCGGATCGCCGCAGGTTGAGGCGATTGTCACCGGCGAAAACGGGCTGCTGTCCGGTCTTAGACCCGGGTCGGTGATTGTCGATTGCTCTACCGCGCTGCCCGATTCCACGCTGCGGATGGGCGCGGCCATTCACGCCGCCGGTGGTCACTACATCGACGCGCCGATGACGCGCACCGCCAAACACGCCCATGAAGGCACGCTGAACCTTTTGGTCGGGGGCGACCCTGCCGATCTGGAAAAGGTGCGGCCGGTGCTGGCCTCTTTCACCGACAGCATCGAACATGTCGGCGCGCTGGGGCATGGGCATCGGCTTAAACTGCTGCACAACTATGTTTCCATCGGTTTCATGACCTTGCTGGCCGAAGCCGCCGCACAGGCCGCCGATGCTGAAATTGACCCACAGGTTTTCGTCGATGTGCTGGCCAATGGCGGCGGCGCATCAGCCGCGCTCGACCGGCTTGCCCCCTATATTACCAAGGGCGACCGCGAGGGCTTGCCGTTTTTCATTAGCAACGCCCAAAAGGACATTGATTACTACCGCGCCATGGCCACCGCCGCAGGTGCGCAAAAACCCGTGGCCGACAGCGTATCCGACGCGATTTCCGGCGCGGTTCAGGCGGGCCATGGTCAGGACTATGTGCCTGAGCTGGTGACGATTTTCCGAAAACCGGGGCCGCAGTAA
- the dctP gene encoding TRAP transporter substrate-binding protein DctP gives MTHYTKTLAWAGALSLLAAGVSAQDVTWRVPTSVPEGSPFYVNFLERFAKNVDMLTDGAVEIQPFGAGILVPALQVYDGVRDGIVEAGHSTPSYLVNQNPINAIFSGFPGGMGPEAYTTWIYEGGGKEKLQEIRDADGFKSLVVGIGSSEIMAHANKPIRNAEDLKGLKYRTSGPWAEVMRDYFGAVPTVVPPGEIYTLLERKGVDAIEWGPPSANLPEGFHEAAPYIITPGVHQPTFLWEVVLKQETWDALDDALKPKIEAAAELTTLQSLLNFYDQDMKAMEVFRGGKAEVIELDPAFAEELSAAGLDWIKKKAADQPEMAAILDDYIAYMDRWAAESGYLIRNSK, from the coding sequence ATGACTCATTATACCAAAACTCTGGCTTGGGCCGGTGCCCTGTCGCTTTTGGCGGCCGGGGTCTCGGCGCAGGATGTCACATGGCGCGTGCCAACTTCGGTGCCCGAAGGGTCGCCCTTTTACGTCAACTTTCTGGAACGCTTTGCCAAGAACGTTGATATGCTGACCGACGGCGCGGTTGAGATACAGCCCTTTGGCGCCGGGATCCTTGTGCCTGCGCTTCAGGTCTATGACGGGGTGCGCGACGGGATCGTTGAGGCGGGACATTCCACGCCCAGCTATCTGGTGAACCAGAACCCGATCAACGCGATCTTTTCCGGCTTTCCGGGCGGCATGGGCCCAGAGGCCTATACCACTTGGATTTATGAAGGTGGCGGCAAGGAAAAGCTGCAAGAAATCCGTGATGCCGATGGTTTCAAATCCTTGGTTGTGGGCATCGGATCATCCGAGATCATGGCCCATGCCAACAAACCGATCCGCAACGCCGAGGATCTGAAGGGCCTGAAATACCGCACGTCCGGCCCTTGGGCCGAAGTGATGCGCGACTATTTTGGCGCGGTCCCCACGGTTGTCCCCCCGGGTGAGATTTACACCCTGCTGGAACGCAAAGGCGTTGATGCGATCGAATGGGGCCCACCCTCGGCCAACCTTCCCGAAGGGTTCCATGAGGCAGCGCCCTATATCATCACCCCCGGCGTTCACCAGCCGACCTTCCTTTGGGAAGTGGTCCTGAAGCAAGAAACCTGGGATGCTTTGGATGACGCGCTCAAGCCCAAGATCGAAGCGGCGGCAGAGCTGACAACCTTGCAATCGCTCCTGAACTTCTACGATCAAGACATGAAAGCGATGGAAGTTTTCCGCGGCGGCAAGGCCGAGGTGATCGAGCTTGACCCCGCCTTTGCCGAGGAGCTTTCGGCAGCAGGTCTGGACTGGATCAAGAAGAAAGCTGCGGACCAACCCGAGATGGCGGCCATTCTGGATGACTACATCGCCTATATGGACCGTTGGGCTGCTGAAAGCGGCTACCTGATCCGCAACAGCAAATAA
- a CDS encoding TRAP transporter large permease produces MAEILFPALFILLALGLPVAFAMAISVFVALSFGSSYPNLVVVKEMFSGLDSFPLLAVPFFVLAAEIMTGGAITLAMLRLAQSLVGHLKGGLGHANVVSSAMFAGISGSALADAAGPGTMMIRMMEKGGYNRAYAGALTIASSVVGPIIPPSITMIIYAMQDQEVSVGSLFMAGVLPGILITVLILVANAYVSHKRGYASGASMPPVKEIIQIAIYAVPALFLVVLIVGGIRFGVFTPTEASVIAVFYALFVGMFIYRSLHIKDLPGIILRAALVSTAVLLILGAARAFAWVLIIEGIPQFLAETIIAWDLSPIVFLLAVNVLLLIFGLFMDPLPGVMILVPILAPISLALGIDPDHFAIIVIVNLTLGLTTPPVGSLIFVVSSTMRIKPSTLIKEMPPFFLALALALLLITFVPALSTWLPGVSGF; encoded by the coding sequence ATGGCTGAAATTCTCTTTCCGGCACTGTTCATCCTGCTCGCGCTCGGGCTGCCTGTTGCCTTTGCGATGGCCATTTCGGTTTTCGTCGCGCTCAGCTTCGGCTCCAGCTATCCCAACCTCGTCGTGGTCAAAGAGATGTTTTCGGGCCTCGACAGTTTTCCGCTCCTGGCCGTGCCCTTCTTTGTTCTGGCCGCCGAGATCATGACCGGCGGGGCCATCACGCTGGCGATGCTGCGGCTGGCGCAATCGCTGGTCGGGCATCTTAAGGGCGGGCTGGGGCATGCCAACGTTGTCAGCTCTGCCATGTTCGCGGGGATTTCTGGCAGCGCGCTGGCCGATGCCGCTGGTCCCGGAACCATGATGATCAGGATGATGGAAAAGGGCGGCTATAACCGTGCCTATGCGGGCGCGCTGACGATCGCAAGTTCGGTCGTGGGGCCGATCATCCCGCCATCAATCACGATGATCATCTATGCGATGCAGGATCAAGAGGTCTCGGTCGGGTCGCTGTTTATGGCGGGCGTACTGCCCGGCATCCTGATTACGGTGCTTATTCTGGTCGCCAATGCCTATGTCAGCCACAAGCGCGGATATGCCAGCGGCGCGTCGATGCCGCCGGTCAAAGAGATCATCCAGATCGCGATCTATGCCGTGCCTGCGCTGTTTTTGGTGGTGCTTATTGTCGGCGGCATCCGCTTTGGCGTATTCACCCCGACAGAGGCCTCTGTCATCGCGGTGTTCTATGCGTTGTTCGTGGGCATGTTCATCTACCGCTCATTACATATTAAGGACTTGCCCGGCATCATCTTGCGGGCGGCGCTGGTGTCCACGGCCGTTTTGCTGATCCTTGGCGCGGCGCGGGCCTTTGCTTGGGTGCTGATCATCGAGGGCATCCCGCAGTTTCTGGCGGAAACGATTATCGCGTGGGATCTGTCGCCCATCGTGTTCCTGCTGGCGGTGAATGTGCTGCTGCTGATCTTTGGCCTGTTCATGGACCCGCTGCCGGGTGTGATGATTTTGGTGCCGATCCTTGCGCCCATCAGCCTCGCCCTCGGGATCGACCCTGATCACTTTGCGATCATCGTGATCGTCAACCTGACGCTTGGCCTGACAACGCCGCCGGTGGGCAGCCTGATTTTCGTAGTCTCTTCCACCATGCGGATCAAGCCTTCGACGCTGATCAAGGAAATGCCGCCCTTCTTTTTGGCGCTGGCCTTGGCGCTGTTGCTGATCACTTTTGTGCCCGCGCTCTCCACTTGGCTGCCCGGCGTCAGCGGGTTCTGA
- a CDS encoding TRAP transporter small permease subunit produces MKNLFLAIADRISLVLGYMAQGMVLILIGSMLYEVVARYAFGAPTEWAFDVAYMSTGVLFVLGAAQALREDAHVRIDFLSSRFPPRLRAGIDGLVYLFILCPVFAKLASIAGERSWRAYITAEVEHVSPWAPLMWPFYTALTLGLAALALQIAAEGIRALLAPRADTTFKIET; encoded by the coding sequence ATGAAAAACCTGTTTCTTGCAATAGCTGACCGTATATCGCTGGTCTTGGGGTATATGGCGCAGGGAATGGTGCTTATCCTGATCGGCTCCATGCTCTATGAAGTGGTGGCGCGCTATGCCTTTGGCGCGCCAACCGAATGGGCCTTTGACGTGGCCTATATGAGTACCGGCGTTCTGTTTGTGCTGGGGGCCGCACAGGCGCTGCGCGAAGATGCCCATGTGCGGATCGATTTCCTGTCGTCGCGCTTTCCGCCACGGCTGCGGGCCGGAATTGACGGTTTGGTCTACCTCTTCATCCTGTGTCCGGTCTTTGCCAAGCTTGCCTCGATTGCCGGGGAACGCAGCTGGCGCGCCTATATCACCGCCGAGGTTGAACATGTCAGCCCTTGGGCGCCCTTGATGTGGCCGTTCTACACCGCGCTGACCTTGGGGCTTGCAGCCCTTGCGTTGCAAATCGCCGCCGAGGGTATTCGCGCATTACTGGCCCCACGGGCCGACACCACATTCAAAATCGAGACCTGA
- a CDS encoding efflux RND transporter permease subunit, whose product MNIARFSIEKPLITWLIILGAFLGGLWGFATLGRLEDPAFTIKTVVISTQYPGATAEQVAVEVSEPLESAIQKMGEVDKITSINQPGNSLITVDVYSTFGGDELPPIWTKLRNRVSDAARALPEGTSVPYVNDSFGDVFGIYYAVQADGFSDAEKHELATFLRRELLTVDGVADVEVKGLPEEAIFIEPVMAQAVNQNLAPMSIISALANADSVVDAGVVRANGARTIIQAPDGSGSVDAIASLTIGSEGEVINLFDIATVQRDRISAPEMLVRFNGADAFTLGVAGLSTENIVDVGRRAEARLAELKDNIPYGVTLSPIYQQHVVVDEASSAFIVNLSMSVAIVVLVLAIAMGWRAAIVVGATLLLTVVGTLFFMAIFSIEMERISLGALIIAMGMLVDNAIVVAEGMQISMRRGKDSYTAADDAAAKTQIPLLGATVIGIMAFAGIGLSPDATGEFLFSLFAVIGISLLLSWILALTVTPLLGHYFFKQGSGETDDAYDGWMFRIYGKALEWSLRMRWLVVVALLAVTVVCFAGFGMVKQSFFPNSNTPMFFVHYKLPQGTDIHATSDDMRKMEDWLAAREEVASVATFVGQGASRFMLTYDAVKPNPSYGHLIIQTERLDQIPALQADLNAFGRATFPEGEFRTTRLVFGPGGGAPIQLRISGADPAVLRQLSTQMIGVMQSASDNLLDLRTDWHEQELVLKPIYATERAKTAGVSRDDIADTFRLATEGIISGVYREGDRQIPIITRLPRDSELGLLDQVVFSDSTGEVLPIAQMIDGLEYEVQNTLVHRRNRVSTLTVEADIPQDVTAPQVQAEVQAAVEAVELPLGYSMDWGGDYESSREAQAALGAQLPVSALIMVLISVLLFNAIRQPLIIWLLVPMSVNGVVIGLLGTDMPFTFTALLGLLSLSGMLIKNGIVLVEEIDLVRAEGLPLKEAIITASTSRLRPVMLAAVTTILGMAPLLSDAFFVSMAITIMGGLAFATILTLIAAPVFYYLLFAREEARAIAA is encoded by the coding sequence ATGAATATCGCACGTTTTTCTATCGAAAAGCCGCTGATCACTTGGCTGATCATCCTTGGTGCCTTTTTGGGCGGGCTGTGGGGGTTTGCCACCTTGGGGCGGCTGGAAGATCCGGCCTTTACCATCAAAACCGTGGTCATCTCCACCCAATATCCCGGTGCCACGGCAGAACAGGTCGCGGTAGAGGTGTCGGAGCCTTTGGAATCCGCGATCCAGAAAATGGGTGAGGTGGATAAGATTACCTCGATCAACCAGCCGGGCAATTCCCTGATTACGGTGGATGTTTATTCCACCTTTGGCGGGGATGAGTTGCCGCCGATCTGGACCAAGCTGCGCAACCGGGTTTCCGACGCGGCCCGCGCCCTGCCTGAAGGGACAAGCGTGCCCTATGTGAACGACTCCTTTGGCGATGTGTTCGGGATTTACTATGCCGTGCAGGCCGACGGGTTCTCAGACGCGGAAAAGCACGAATTGGCCACCTTTTTGCGCCGCGAATTGCTGACCGTTGACGGTGTGGCCGATGTAGAGGTGAAGGGCCTGCCCGAAGAGGCGATCTTTATCGAGCCTGTCATGGCGCAGGCCGTCAACCAAAACCTCGCCCCCATGAGCATCATCAGCGCGCTGGCGAATGCGGATTCGGTGGTGGATGCCGGTGTGGTCCGCGCCAATGGCGCACGCACGATTATTCAGGCGCCGGATGGTTCGGGCAGCGTCGACGCGATCGCCTCGCTGACCATCGGGTCGGAGGGGGAGGTGATCAACCTCTTTGACATTGCAACGGTTCAACGCGATCGTATCTCGGCCCCTGAAATGCTGGTGCGCTTTAATGGTGCGGATGCGTTTACGCTGGGTGTGGCGGGGCTTTCGACGGAAAATATCGTCGATGTCGGCCGCCGTGCCGAGGCGCGCTTGGCCGAGCTGAAAGACAATATCCCCTATGGTGTCACCCTAAGCCCGATCTATCAGCAGCATGTGGTGGTGGATGAGGCCTCTAGCGCCTTTATCGTCAACCTGTCGATGTCGGTTGCGATTGTTGTGCTGGTGCTGGCCATTGCTATGGGCTGGCGCGCCGCGATCGTGGTGGGGGCGACCTTGTTGCTGACGGTGGTCGGCACGCTGTTTTTCATGGCGATCTTTTCCATTGAGATGGAGCGGATTTCGCTGGGCGCGCTGATTATCGCGATGGGGATGCTGGTCGATAACGCCATCGTGGTGGCCGAGGGGATGCAAATTTCCATGCGGCGCGGCAAGGACAGCTATACCGCCGCCGATGATGCCGCCGCCAAGACCCAGATCCCGCTGTTGGGGGCGACGGTCATTGGTATCATGGCCTTTGCCGGTATCGGGCTTTCGCCGGATGCGACGGGGGAATTCCTGTTCTCGCTCTTTGCCGTGATCGGGATTTCGCTATTGCTGTCGTGGATATTGGCACTGACGGTGACGCCGCTGCTGGGGCATTACTTTTTCAAGCAAGGGTCGGGCGAGACCGATGACGCCTATGACGGCTGGATGTTCCGCATATACGGCAAGGCGCTGGAATGGTCGTTGCGGATGCGCTGGCTGGTTGTTGTGGCCTTGCTGGCGGTGACGGTGGTGTGTTTCGCGGGCTTCGGGATGGTGAAGCAATCCTTCTTTCCCAACAGCAATACGCCGATGTTCTTTGTGCATTACAAGCTGCCGCAGGGCACGGATATCCATGCAACATCGGATGATATGCGCAAGATGGAAGACTGGCTTGCCGCCCGCGAAGAGGTGGCATCGGTTGCTACATTCGTGGGGCAGGGGGCCTCGCGCTTTATGCTGACCTATGACGCGGTCAAGCCCAACCCCAGCTATGGCCACCTGATTATCCAAACCGAGCGGCTGGATCAGATCCCCGCGTTGCAGGCTGACCTGAATGCCTTCGGGCGCGCAACCTTCCCCGAGGGGGAGTTTCGCACCACGCGGCTGGTCTTTGGGCCGGGCGGCGGTGCGCCGATCCAGTTGCGGATTTCGGGGGCGGATCCGGCGGTGTTGCGCCAGCTTTCAACCCAGATGATCGGGGTCATGCAATCGGCCTCGGACAACCTGCTGGACCTGCGCACCGATTGGCATGAGCAAGAGCTGGTCCTCAAACCAATCTATGCCACCGAGCGCGCCAAAACCGCAGGCGTCAGCCGTGATGATATTGCCGATACGTTCCGGCTTGCGACCGAGGGGATTATCAGCGGCGTTTACCGCGAGGGCGATCGCCAGATCCCGATCATCACCCGCCTGCCGCGCGATAGTGAACTGGGGCTGCTTGATCAGGTCGTATTTTCCGACTCAACCGGTGAGGTGCTGCCGATTGCGCAGATGATCGACGGTCTGGAATATGAGGTTCAGAATACGCTGGTCCATCGCCGCAACCGCGTCTCTACACTGACGGTAGAGGCGGATATCCCGCAAGATGTAACCGCCCCGCAGGTTCAGGCCGAGGTTCAGGCCGCAGTGGAGGCGGTGGAATTGCCACTGGGGTACAGCATGGATTGGGGCGGCGACTATGAAAGCTCTCGTGAGGCGCAGGCGGCGCTTGGCGCGCAGCTTCCGGTTTCCGCGCTGATTATGGTGCTGATCTCGGTGCTGTTGTTCAATGCGATACGTCAGCCGTTGATCATCTGGCTTTTGGTGCCGATGTCGGTCAACGGGGTGGTGATCGGGCTGTTGGGCACCGATATGCCCTTTACCTTTACCGCACTTTTGGGGTTGTTGTCACTGTCGGGGATGTTGATCAAGAACGGGATCGTGTTGGTCGAGGAAATTGATCTGGTTCGCGCCGAAGGGCTGCCGTTGAAAGAGGCAATCATCACCGCGTCCACCTCACGTTTGCGGCCGGTGATGCTGGCGGCGGTGACGACGATCCTTGGGATGGCGCCGCTGTTGTCGGATGCGTTCTTTGTTTCCATGGCGATCACGATTATGGGCGGGCTGGCCTTTGCCACTATCCTGACGCTGATTGCGGCCCCGGTGTTCTATTACCTGCTGTTCGCGCGCGAGGAGGCACGGGCCATCGCGGCCTGA
- a CDS encoding TRAP transporter substrate-binding protein — MTFNIRGLAVAGAVVAIGCPAFAQTEIKIGYALAPDSHYGVAAKKFEEVLLAESGDQFTVTHFPSSGLGGEREVIEGLQIGTIEATIVSSGTLANFVPDTGVFDIPFLFSGLDHARSVLDGPIGQEILAEFDNVGLHGLAWGEQGFRHITNNRNPIHTPADVAGLKIRTMENPVHLAAFDAMGAAPTPMAWPEVVSSLQQGVIDGQENPLSVIVSVKLNEVQKYLTISGHVYSPAVLLVSKPFWEGLDDSQKAAMEKAATEAVVAMRGYVDDVETSGVETLKERGMEVNALSSEEKAAFQTSIKSAYEGYYETYGQELVDSIVSFK, encoded by the coding sequence ATGACATTTAATATTCGCGGCTTGGCCGTTGCAGGCGCTGTTGTTGCAATCGGCTGTCCGGCCTTTGCACAGACCGAAATCAAGATCGGCTATGCGCTGGCACCCGACAGCCATTACGGTGTCGCCGCCAAGAAATTCGAAGAGGTTTTGCTGGCCGAAAGCGGCGATCAATTCACCGTCACCCATTTCCCATCATCGGGCCTTGGCGGAGAGCGTGAGGTTATCGAGGGGCTGCAAATCGGCACGATTGAGGCGACGATTGTCTCCTCCGGCACTTTGGCAAATTTCGTGCCCGATACCGGCGTTTTCGACATCCCCTTCCTGTTTAGCGGCCTCGATCACGCCCGTTCTGTTCTGGACGGGCCAATCGGCCAAGAGATTTTGGCCGAATTTGATAACGTCGGCCTGCACGGGCTGGCATGGGGGGAGCAAGGCTTTCGCCACATCACCAACAACCGCAACCCGATCCACACCCCCGCCGATGTTGCGGGCCTGAAAATCCGCACCATGGAAAATCCGGTCCATCTGGCGGCTTTTGATGCGATGGGTGCCGCGCCAACGCCGATGGCGTGGCCCGAGGTGGTTTCCTCGTTGCAACAAGGCGTGATCGACGGGCAGGAAAACCCGCTTTCGGTGATCGTTTCGGTCAAGCTGAACGAGGTCCAGAAATATCTGACGATCTCGGGCCACGTCTATTCCCCCGCCGTTTTGCTGGTTTCCAAACCCTTCTGGGAAGGTCTGGATGACAGCCAGAAAGCTGCGATGGAAAAAGCCGCAACCGAGGCTGTGGTCGCAATGCGCGGCTATGTCGACGATGTTGAAACCAGCGGTGTCGAGACATTGAAAGAGCGCGGCATGGAAGTGAACGCCCTTTCGTCCGAGGAAAAAGCGGCATTCCAGACCTCGATCAAATCCGCCTATGAAGGCTACTATGAGACGTATGGCCAGGAACTGGTCGACTCCATCGTATCCTTTAAATAA